In the genome of uncultured Pseudomonas sp., the window CTCGTCCTCGCTCCAGCAAAACAGCTCGGCCAGTGCGGCATTATCCAGGCTGTGACGCGGCTGGAAGTCGCTTTGCTCGGTGGGTTTGGCAAAGCGGTTCCACGGGCAGACCATTTGGCAGTCATCACAGCCGAATACCCGGTTGCCGATCGGTGCACGCAGCTCGACAGGAATGGGGCCTTTGAGTTCGATGGTCAGGTAGGAAATACAGCGCCGCGCATCCAGCACATAAGGGCCGACGAAGGCCGTAGTGGGGCAGATGTCCATGCAGGCGGTGCAACGGCCGCAGTGTTCGCTGCTGTGCGGCTCATCCACCGGTAGCGGCAGGTCGACAAACAGCTCGCCAAGGAAGAAATAACTGCCGGCTTTGCGGTTGAGCACCAGGGTGTTTTTGCCGATCCAGCCAAGCCCGGCCTGCTCGGCGATGGCTTTTTCCAGCACCGGGGCGCTGTCGACGAAGGCGCGAAAGCCAAAGGGGCCGATTTGCTGCTGAATACGCTCAGCTAATTGCTGCAGGCGTTTGCGAATCAATTTGTGGTAGTCGCGGCCCAGGGCATAGCGCGATACATACGCCTTCTCCGGTTGGGCGAGGCGCTTGGCCATCTGCGTGTCGCCGGGCAGGTAGTCCATGCGCAGCGAGACCACGCGCAGGGTCCCGGGCACCAGTTCGTCCGGGTGCGAGCGTTTGCTGCCGTGGGCCGCCATGTAGTCCATCTCGCCCTGGTAGCCGGCCTCCAGCCAGCGCTGCAGGTGCGCCTCGTGCTCGCCCAGCTGCACGTCGGCAATCCCGACCTGTTGGAAGCCCAGCTCGCGGCCCCAGTCTTTGATCGATTGGGCGAGGGCGGCAAGGTCGAGGGCAGCGCTGTTCATATGAAGACGAGTAACCGGAGCGGAGGTGGGTATAATTCTGCCAGACATCGGAGCCCACGCATGCCGCATTCTCCTGACAATCTTCCTCAGCCTCTTTACAGTGCCGCGCAAATGCGCGAGCTGGATGCGCGGCTGATCGCTGCCGGTACGCCGGGTTTCGAGCTGATGAGTCGCGCAGCGCATGCCATTTGGCGGGCGCTGCGCAGGCGCTGGCCGGATGCGGGCGTGCTGACCGTGCTGGCCGGGCGCGGCAACAATGCCGGTGACGGTTACCTGGTTGCGGCGCTGGCGTTGCGTGCGGGCTGGCGGGTGCAAGTGCTGGCGGTCGGGGAGGCCGCCCAGTTGCAGGGTGATGCCGCATCGGCGCGCGATCAGGCGATTGCGGCCGGCGTGTCGGTTCAGTCTTGGGCTGAGTGTGCCGAGTTGCGCGGTGTGGTCTTGGATGCCTTGCTCGGCACCGGCTTGCAGGGCGCGGTGCGTGAGCCCTATGCCCAGGCTATCCGCCTGTTGAATGCCAGTGGCTTGCCGGTGCTGGCGGTGGACATCCCTTCCGGGCTTTGTGCCGATACCGGTCAGGCGCTAGGCGTTGCGGTGCGTGCCGAGCTGACGCTGACCCTGATCGGGCTGAAAGTGGGGCTGTTTACCGGGCAGGCGGCGGATTGTCGGGGTGAGCTGCATTTCGATGATCTGCAGGCCGATGGTCAGATTGTCGACGCGCAAGCGTACACCGCGCAGCGACTGGTGCAGGCAGGATTGCCCCAGCTGCCGGCGCGCTCATGCGGCGTGCATAAGGGCCAGTTAGGGCATGTGCTGGTGGTCGGCGGTGAGCGTGGCTTTGCCGGTGCGGGCTTGCTGGCTGCGCAAAGTGCGCTGCGCGCCGGTGCCGGTTTGGTCAGCCTGGCGACGCGCAGTGAGCACCTGCCGGCGGCGCAGGCACGTTTGCCTGAGGTGATGGCGGTCGGCGTTGCTTCGGCCAACCAGTTGCTGGCCTTGGCTGCTAAAGCCAGTGTCTGGGTGGTTGGGCCGGGGCTTGGCCAGGGGGCATGGGCGCGCAGCTTGCTGTCAGCGGCGGCGGTCAGTGGCGGGTCGCAGGTTTGGGATGCCGACGCACTGAACCTGCTGGCGCAAGCAGCGGTCCAGTTGCCCACTGCTGTGGTGCTCACGCCGCACCCTGGCGAAGCAGCGCGGTTATTGGGCATCAGCAATGCCGAGGTGCAGGCGGATCGCCCGGCGGCGGCGCGCGCGTTGGCGCAGCGTTATCAGGCGATTTGTGTGTTGAAAGGTGCGGGCACTTTGATCGCTGCGGCAGATGGTGGGCTGTGGCTGTGTGATCGTGGTCATCCGGTCATGGCGGGTGCGGGGTTGGGGGATGTGTTGGCGGGCTTTGTCGGTGCGCTGCTGGCGCAAGGCCTGCCC includes:
- a CDS encoding NAD(P)H-hydrate dehydratase, which codes for MPHSPDNLPQPLYSAAQMRELDARLIAAGTPGFELMSRAAHAIWRALRRRWPDAGVLTVLAGRGNNAGDGYLVAALALRAGWRVQVLAVGEAAQLQGDAASARDQAIAAGVSVQSWAECAELRGVVLDALLGTGLQGAVREPYAQAIRLLNASGLPVLAVDIPSGLCADTGQALGVAVRAELTLTLIGLKVGLFTGQAADCRGELHFDDLQADGQIVDAQAYTAQRLVQAGLPQLPARSCGVHKGQLGHVLVVGGERGFAGAGLLAAQSALRAGAGLVSLATRSEHLPAAQARLPEVMAVGVASANQLLALAAKASVWVVGPGLGQGAWARSLLSAAAVSGGSQVWDADALNLLAQAAVQLPTAVVLTPHPGEAARLLGISNAEVQADRPAAARALAQRYQAICVLKGAGTLIAAADGGLWLCDRGHPVMAGAGLGDVLAGFVGALLAQGLPALAAAKLAVYLHACAGERLAVQGRGLAAGDLCAVIRELLQEQSACLN
- the queG gene encoding tRNA epoxyqueuosine(34) reductase QueG, which encodes MNSAALDLAALAQSIKDWGRELGFQQVGIADVQLGEHEAHLQRWLEAGYQGEMDYMAAHGSKRSHPDELVPGTLRVVSLRMDYLPGDTQMAKRLAQPEKAYVSRYALGRDYHKLIRKRLQQLAERIQQQIGPFGFRAFVDSAPVLEKAIAEQAGLGWIGKNTLVLNRKAGSYFFLGELFVDLPLPVDEPHSSEHCGRCTACMDICPTTAFVGPYVLDARRCISYLTIELKGPIPVELRAPIGNRVFGCDDCQMVCPWNRFAKPTEQSDFQPRHSLDNAALAELFCWSEDEFLSRTEGSPLRRAGYERWLRNLAVGLGNAPSSIPVLEALKARREHPSALVREHVEWALAQHGL